The window TTCAAAGGTAAGCTAGCCAAGATTACAGATATCATTGCTCGAGCTGGAGGCAATATTAAAAACATCGTTCAAGCAGATACAGAAGTACTCGGTTTACAAGAAATAACCATGCGGATACAATCCAACGATATTAAAAAGGTTGTTAAGAGCTTGAATAGTCACGGTTTTGATGTAAGAGAATTTAGTGACGTATAATGAAACGCAAGTAAGCATGATGCATCTATAAAGTAATTATATCTTCTCCAACAGGTAGATTTAGTAAAGATGAGATATATATACGTTGAAATTAGAATAATCTTAGCATATATAAGGGGACTGTCTTATGAGACAGCCCCCTGAAATTTGTACAACTAAAATGATGCTATTTTGAACCACTTAGCAAAGAATAGCTTTACCAAACTTTTCTCCATATGCAAAAGCATCCTGAAAATCTTCTTCAGATGGATTAAAGCGTATCTTTAGACCTTCTACGGGCATCTTAAGACGCAATTGCTTAAGACGACCTTCTATATTACCAACAGCTTCACCGCTCCAACCATAGGAACCGAAAGCACCAGCTATCTTACCTTTATGAATCACAGCATTAAGTGAGGTGAGAATATCCCAGATAGGTGGTAATACATCGGATACGATGGTTGGTGAACCTAGGAGCAGTCCTTTAGCAAGAGAAATCTCTTTCATGACGTCTGCCTTATCACTTTCTACTAAGTCAAAGAGAATCACATCAATACCCTCATGAACACCAACACCTTCTGCAATACGTTCAGCTATTTTCTTAGTATAGCCATAAGCAGAGACATATGCAATAACAACACTTGGCTTTTCACGTTTTACTTCAGTAGCCCATGTTTTATAAAGACCAATATAACGATCAATATCTTCACGAAGTACTGGTCCATGACCTGGACAAATGGTATCAAAATTCAACCCTTTGATTTTGTCGAGTGCTTCCAAAACATAAGGTTTAAATGGACCCATGATCATATCAAAGTAATACTTATAACTATCAATGAAATCCCCTTCAATCCTATCGTTGAACACTTTATCATCACAGTAATGACAACCAAAGGAATCACATGTAATCAGCGCAGCATCTTCTTTAATATAAGAGTACATGGTATCTGGCCAATGAAGAAACGGCGCCATGATAAACTGTACCCTTTTATCCCCTAAGTCCAAAGAACAACCTGCTTTAGCAACCATGGATTTAAAAGGTCCATTGATGATATCCTTCAAAAACTTGATGGCAGTCCCTGTTCCAACCACGGTTATATCCGGATTAAGTTCTAATAATCTTGCCACAGACCCAACATGATCAGGTTCCGTATGATTCACAACCAAATAGTCAATATCATCTACACTGCCAACTTCATGAAGACGCTCTAAAAACTCATCAAAAAAACGATCTTTTACCGTCTCAAATAACACATTTTTCTCTGACCCTTTAACAAAATAAGCATTATACGTGGTACCATAATCCGTATACATCACCACATCAAAAACACGAATATCATAATCAAGGGCGCCAACCCAATAAATTCCTTTCTTAACTTCTTTCGCTTTTGTCATATCTTTTAACTCCTTTCATCTTATGTAGCTTTATTAAACCATGTATTTTTAGTATTATATCCAAAAGTTATAGGTAAGCATATAATATGGTTATATATTTTGAAAAAGTAAAAATACCATACTGCATTATCTATCCTATGACTATTTTGTGTATAACATAAATAAATTGATAATTAATATCATTATCAAGAGGTTATCATAGGTTGTTTAGAAAGTCAATATGGGTGGGGAGGGGTTGGTAGTAATATGTAGGGTAGTTGAGAATGTTAATGTGGGTGGGTCCGTAAATACTAACGCTCTAATAGTTGTTGGTGGCTAGAGGTTTGGTAAGGTCTTATAGGTAATACTATTCCTTTCCGTTAAACGTCCTGTTTAAAGGAAAGGCGCTCCGCCGTCCGTGGCTGCGCTCATCGTATTACCTATAAGACCTTACGCCATATTGACGTTAATATTAGAGTGTTAGTATTTACTACTCTCTTGGGGAAATTTAGCATTATAGGTTTTTAAGTGCTGAGAATAATCTTGTACATTATGAAGGCAAGCACATAAGGTATATGTATGGTATTAAACCATTTGAATAAATACTAATAGACTATACAAAAAATCTACATCATTTAAAACGAACAGCACATATAATGTCAATATTCTAGCAAATAGAGCTTGATATTTGCTTTCTTACAACCTTTAGTCTCATGATCACACCACTTGCCTCAACAATTAGCCCAGTATCTGGATGGGTCTTAAAAATCCGTGACTTTTAAATCATCCATAGAAAATCTTAGGGAATGGAAGCATGATATCCGTTAAAAAACTTAAGTGTTTGACCGTAGGGAGTTTTAAGTTTTAGGATATCATGTTTCCATTCCCTTAGTTTTTCTTAGGATGATTTAACCAGAACGGATTTTTAAGACCCATCCAGATACGGATGTCTTGCTAACAACCCACAAACAAACCAAACAACATAATAAAAATCATCCCAACCCTATGCTAAGACCTTAACCATCACTCACTGACAAAAAACTACTTTAACACAGTTCTAACCAATTGACACCATTACACACAAAAATATCTTTGTCCCCATCTAATATTATGGTATAATGGATTAAATTAAGAGCTTACTACGAGAAAGCCCTTAAAATAATGCCTATTGTTTACAATAATTGGGAAAGATAATTCTATATAAGCTAGTCCACTGGCACCATGTTATAAGAGATTGTGTTCTAATCATCATCAACTATATGCAACACAAAAGACATACATAATCTAGCGTATAGAAAAATAAGCACGAATATACAGTTGACGAAACGATGTTACGGAGGATGAGGGAATGAATGAGAAAGGGAAGTGGACAATAAGATTTCATCTAAAACCCACTCAGATACTTGTTTTAGGGTTTTTGTTTCTTATCATATTAGGTACCATATTATTAAATCTGCCTATTGCAACCAATGAACATAAAAGCATTGGATTAATCGATGCATTATTTACTGCAACTTCCGCAGTATGTGTTACAGGACTAGTTGTGGTCAATACACTGGACTTTTGGAGTCCATTTGGAAAAGTCGTCATACTCATACTCATTCAAATAGGTGGATTAGGTTTTATGACTTTTGCAACCATGTTTTTTATCATGATGGGACGAAAAATACGATTAAAAGAACGCTTAATTATTCAAGAAGCGCTTAATCAATATACTTTATCTGGTATGGTACGTCTAACCAAGAATGTGGTCCTTGGCACACTCCTTATTGAAGGAATAGGAGCTATTTTATTAGCCATACGCTTTGTACCTCAACATGGACTGGAAGGTGTTTTTATGGCCATATTCCATTCTATTTCAGCATTTTGTAATGCGGGCTTTGACATTGTTGGGGACAGTAGTTTAACCCCTTATGTTGGCGATGTCATTATCAATATAACCGTTATCCTATTAATTGTCTTAGGCGGCCTTGGTTTTACCGTATGGATCGATGTGCTCCGTGTGATGAAAGACAAATTTGCCAATAAGTATGGCTGGAAACGTACATTTAAGAAATTTACCCTCCATACGAAAATTGTTATGGTCCTGACATTTTCTTTTATTGTCATCGGTTTTGTATTATTTTTCTTATTGGAATCTGGCAATCCCAATACCCTTGGACCCCTATCCATAAAGGACAAGGTGTTAGGGTCGTTGTTCCAGTCCATCACACCTCGTACAGCAGGTTTTAATACCATGCCATTAGATCAGATGAATCATGCTTCCAAGTTTTTAACCATCCTCTTTATGTTTGTTGGAGGATCACCAGCTGGTACAGCAGGTGGTGTTAAGACGGTTACTGTAGGTGTTATCATCCTATCTGTTCTATCGGTCATTCGTGGTAAAGAGCAAACAGAAGCTTATGACCGCTCTATACCAGAGAACATTATAAAAAGAGCTCTAGCTGTTGTAACCATTGGTATAGCTGTTGTCATTTCTGTAACCATGATTTTGTCGGTAACAGAAATAGGAACAAGCTTCATGAATATTTTCTTTGAATCCGTATCAGCCTTTGCCACCGTTGGTCTTACATTAGGTATCACAGGCAGCTTAACAACAATAGGTAAAATCATTATCTGTATTACCATGTTTATTGGTCGATTAGGACCTGTCACCATGGCACTTGCTTTCTCCATGAGAGGCAAATCAAAAACAAGTATAAAAAAACCAGAAGAAAAAGTAATGGTTGGATAGATAAAGATTGTGAAAGGAAGGGTATGAACATGGCAAGAAGAAGAGATTTTGTAGTATTTGGTTTAGGAAAATTTGGTCGAAGTGTGGCCCAAACATTAAGTATGAATGGGTGTGACGTTTTAGCTATTGATAAAAATGAAGAAACAATACAAGATATAGCAGCCTCAGTAACCCATGCTGTACAAGCAGATGTAACAGATATGGACGCTTTGATAGCCCTTGGTGTTCGAAACTTTGATGCAGCCATTATAGCCATATCTAACGATATGCAATCCAGTATTATGGCAACCATCCTAGTAAAAGAATTGGGCATACCATTTATTCTCGCAAAAGCATCCAATGATATTCATAAAAAAGTATTGGAAAAAGTAGGCGCAGACAAAGTCGTCTTCCCAGAACGAGAAATAGGTGTACGGATTGCCAACAATCTCATTTCTGATAACTTTGTGGATTACATTGAACTATCGGAAGACTACAGCATCGTAGAAGTATCCATCCTCGATGAATGGATAGGCAAGAGCTTAAAAGACATTGATATGCGTGTGAAATATGGTATCAACGTTATGGCCATTCGCCAACAAGACGATAGTATCACCATCACACCAGGGAATGTTACCCTAAAAGAAGGTGATGTCTTAGTGGTTATCGGCAGCAATACAGACCTTAAGAAAATTAATATTGTAAAAGATTAGGTAAATCATATGATTACAAGTATACAAAACCCAAAAGTGAAGAAAATTGCACAACTATTAAAACAATCCAAAGCAAGAAAAAAAGAAGGTCTCTTCGTGGTAGAAGGCAAAAAAATGGTCAACGAGATACCAGCAGACCAACTAAAGGAAATCCTTATATCCGAAAGCTTCTTAGCTAAAGAAGAAACGTATATACAGCAAGCAAAAGAAAAGCAAATCTCCCTTGAAATAGTTACCGACAGCATCATCAAACACTTAACGGATGCTGTCACCCCCCAAGGGATTATCGGCCTAGTAAAAATGACGTCAACAACCTTGGACAAACTCCTAACAGATAACCCTTTAATCATTATCTTAGAAAATATCCAAGACCCAGGCAACCTAGGTACCATTATTCGGACGGCTGACGCCGCAGGAGCAAGCGGCATCCTATTATCCACAGGCTGCGTAGACCTCTACAATCCCAAAGTAGTCCGCTCCACCATGGGTTCCCTCTTTCGCGTACCTATCCTCAAAGACCGAAACATAGCCAACGACATCACCTACCTCCAATCTCAAGACATCCACATCCTAGCCACCCACCTCCAAGGCAGCCAAAACATCTACACCTGTGACCTCACCAAAGGACTTGGCATCCTCGTCGGCAACGAAGGCAACGGACTAACAGACCAAACCACAGCACTAGCCAATCAATGCATCCTCATCCCCATGATCGGTAACGCAGAATCCCTCAACGCCGGAATCGCCACCAGCATCATCATCTACGAAACCCTCAGACAAAGAAAGTTCTCAACATAAGAAAACAAAACGACTTCAATAAAAGAATACGCAAATATATAAGATAGCCAGTCTACCCGACAACGCTATCTTTTCCTATGCTATATGGATTACCCTCTATAAAACTCAAGAACAATCAAATCAAAACCAATCAACCCTACCAAGTCAACAACAAACACAAACCACCTGCCCACGAAGCGGTTTCACTCCCTTCGACTTGGCACACCTTAAAGAAGGATATCCTGTGTTAATAAACGACTTTTGCGGCTTGTTGTCTTCCTTATAAACCAATCCAACAACAACCGCAACGAGAGTGCATTAACACAGGATATCCTTCCACTAAACATCCGTTGCCGATTCTAACACATCCAACAACCAATCAACTAACCTCAACCACCAATAATCACTAATAACCACTAATAACCACAATAATCCCCTACAACCACCTAATCCCTCAACCTAAAGTCACATCCCAATCCTAAACTGCTTCACCTTCCTATCAATCTCCTCACTCGTCACCGTATTAAGCGCATTCACACGACAAGAAGCAGCAAGCTCATAATACTTCTTAGCTTCCTCCATATCCCCCTTTTTCTCCATAACCAATCCCATATAAAAATTACTATCCGCCATCTTAGGGTTAATTTCCAATGCCTGTTTTAAATAATCAAAGGAAGCACTATAATCTTCCAATCGATAATAAATCTGACCCAGATTATCCAACGCAGGCGCATACTTCCCATTCAGAATAAGCGCCTTCTTGCTATTCATAATAGCCTTTTCCACATTATCTTTCAAAAGATATAAAAAACCAAGTGTCGTATAATCCTGCGCATAAATATAAGTATTCGTCGTAATCTCATACTCAGGCTTCTCGCTATCCTCTTCCACTTCTACCAAAGCATTCTCACCATCAGTATCCGCTTCTTCTTCGTCCACAGGAAGGGCATAATCTTCAAAAACTTTCTCATACACACGAATGGCTTCATCCACATTACCTAATTTCCAATAACAGATGGCAATGTTACATTTAACAATTTTATCAATCAAGAAATAAGGCTTAAGATCAATGGTCTTATTAAACACCTCTAGAGCCTTCTCAATTTGATTTTCTTTTAATAAGATCAAACCATAAGACGTGAGGACATTAATATGATTAGAACCCAGTTGATAACCAATACGATAAAAAGGTGCAGCAGCATCATCTTTCTTAACAATAAATTGAAGCATAAGCCCAATAACACCAATAGAACTACCTAAGAACAAGATATTGGTTAATAGAATGAATCCTGCATAGCTGAGTAATAAACTGCTTACAGGCTGGTTCATAATAACCATAATTACAATATAAGCAACAATAAAATAGGCCATCGCCACAAATTTCCACTTTTTACCTAAAAATTTCATGTATTCATCTCTCCCTGTTTATAGAAGGTACGTTCTCCAATCAATGAGCACGTCCTATTTCTACCATCATACTACAATACAACAACCATTTCAACGATTAACTAGCCACTCATGGAATAATGAAGCAATAGAATGGGATAAATAATAGAGAGGTTTAACCATATTTTGCGAACCTAATGAGAAATTTAAGGGATTTTAATACAATATTAATCTTGTTACTTTATGATAAATGTATTAAGTAAAGAGAATCATAGACATATCATTTGTAATTTTAAAGCGCAATATGTTTGATGCTATAGGGATTGACGTTATCCTATTGTGAAAAAATAAAAGGGGCGTAATCCATGGGATTCTTAAAAGTAAAATACAAATGAAACAATCTCCCTACAAACCATTTTAGTAGAGCGTTCCACTATTACCAAAATAATAAAGTTGCATTATATGGTATTTTTTTGTAAAATAGAGTATAGCTTATAAAAGGAGAATAAAGTTTTCCTTTGTTAAACTTATTACTATTTGTTGCATATCCAACTCTTTAGAAAAGGAGGTCGAGACTATGCCAATCGAAATAGCTGAACAAGCGTACGTTATTTGGCTAGGCGTTTTTATTGTTTGTTTAGTCATAGAAGCAGCAACTTTAGGGCTGACCACCATATGGTTTGCATTTGGTGCATTTATTTCTTTACTATTATCAATCATGGGTGTTAATGTACCTATTCAAGTATTTGTGTTCTTAATTGTATCAGGAGGACTCTTATACTTTACAAGACCAATTGCTTTGAAAGTCTTAAAAATTGGTCATGCGAAAACCAACTATGAATCCATTATTGGTAAAGTAGGTATTGTCACTCAGAAAATTGATAATTTAGAAGGAAAAGGTCAAGCTAAGGTAGAAGGACAGATGTGGAGTTGTCGTTCACTTACAGGTGACACCATTGATACAGACATGAGAGTTATCGTTAGAAATGTGAAAGGGGTTAAGCTTATAGTAGAGCGTGTAAACCCATAACTAAAATGATCCCATGGGAGGAATAAATATGGAATATGTAGGAATAGGTATCATTGTTATTGTCATTCTATTGATTGTATCGAGCATTAAGGTAGTACCACAAGCTCATGCATATGTTATTGAGCGTTTAGGTGCTTTCCAAACAGCATGGTCTGTTGGACTTCATATTAAAATACCACTTATTGATAAAGTTGCAAGACGTGTATCCCTCAAGGAGCAAGTGTTAGATTTTCCACCACAGCCTGTTATCACCAAGGATAACGTTACCATGAGAATTGATACGGTTGTGTATTATCAGATTACAGACCCAAAAGCTTATGCTTATGGTATTGTGAATCCATTATCAGCCATTGAGAATCTTACGGCAACAACACTTCGTAACATTATTGGTGACTTAGAGTTAGATGAAACCTTAACGTCTAGAGAATTAATTAATACAAAAATGAGAAGCATTCTAGATGAAGCCACAGACCCTTGGGGTATCAAGGTGAATCGTGTGGAACTTAAGAATATTATTCCGCCTTCAGAAATTCAAGATGCTATGGAGCGTCAGATGAAGGCAGAGAGAGGTCGAAGAGAAGCAATCCTTCGAGCAGAAGGAGAAAAGAAATCGGCTATCTTAGTAGCAGAAGGTAAAAAGGAATCCGCCATTCTCGAAGCGGAAGCACAAAAAGCAGCAGCAATCCTTCGTGCAGAAGCCAAAAAAGAAGCTGCTATTCGAGAAGCAGAAGGTGAGGCAGAAGCTATCTTGAAGGTACAGACAGCAACTGCAGAAGGTATTCGTAAGATTAACGAATCACATCCTTCAAAAGAAGTTATATCCATTAGGAGTCTCGAAGCTTTTGTAAAAGCAGCAGATGGAAAAGCTACAAAGATTATTATTCCATCGGAGATTCAAGGTCTAGCAGGCTTAGCTAGATCTGTCGTAGAAGTTGTTAAGGATGACCAAGAGCAGTAAGATATATGGTCGTTAGGCGAAATAAATAAATGGATAGGCTAGCTTAGACATAAATGATTATAAGAAAGTCGAGCTAGCCTATATTTAAGTGACCCCTAGGACAATATCTTATTGTAGATCTAAGACGTTTTTTGGAGTTATAATAAGGGAGAAAATTGAGATGAGTACATTAAAAAAAATATCTTACAAAGATATCATCATGGTTATGATATTAGTGATTAAAATTGCATGTTTTTATTTATTAATTGGATTCAATAAGCCTAGTATCATTTTAGGTGGCATGACCTTCATCTTTTTCATTGCTATCTTTAGTTTGTTTTTGTTTAGTGATGGCAAGCACAGCAACAAATGGTTTTTATTGGTGTATACATTCCTTACATTTTTAATGTTTGCAGACTGTGTTTATTACAGTTATTTCAACCAATTACCATCCGTTAGCCAAGTTGCACAGATGAATAATCTCATTGTTGTGGATGAAAGTATCGCATTTACCACACCACCTATTAGTATATTGTTATTCTTAGATATACCAATATATTATTTCTATTTAAAGAAGAAGCGGGAACGTATAACTGGCGAGCATGCCATTTGGTTTAAACCTTACAAGAAAGCACTGATTTCTTTATTGTTCGGTGGCTTGCTGTTAATGGCATGGAATCCAATGAATGTGGATGCAGTGAAAGCGGTTAGTCATACAGAGTTCTTAACCTATCATATAAATGATATATACACGAAGATTTTTGGATATGATGACATACAA is drawn from Vallitalea pronyensis and contains these coding sequences:
- a CDS encoding potassium channel family protein, which codes for MARRRDFVVFGLGKFGRSVAQTLSMNGCDVLAIDKNEETIQDIAASVTHAVQADVTDMDALIALGVRNFDAAIIAISNDMQSSIMATILVKELGIPFILAKASNDIHKKVLEKVGADKVVFPEREIGVRIANNLISDNFVDYIELSEDYSIVEVSILDEWIGKSLKDIDMRVKYGINVMAIRQQDDSITITPGNVTLKEGDVLVVIGSNTDLKKINIVKD
- a CDS encoding NfeD family protein, whose translation is MPIEIAEQAYVIWLGVFIVCLVIEAATLGLTTIWFAFGAFISLLLSIMGVNVPIQVFVFLIVSGGLLYFTRPIALKVLKIGHAKTNYESIIGKVGIVTQKIDNLEGKGQAKVEGQMWSCRSLTGDTIDTDMRVIVRNVKGVKLIVERVNP
- a CDS encoding TrkH family potassium uptake protein — translated: MNEKGKWTIRFHLKPTQILVLGFLFLIILGTILLNLPIATNEHKSIGLIDALFTATSAVCVTGLVVVNTLDFWSPFGKVVILILIQIGGLGFMTFATMFFIMMGRKIRLKERLIIQEALNQYTLSGMVRLTKNVVLGTLLIEGIGAILLAIRFVPQHGLEGVFMAIFHSISAFCNAGFDIVGDSSLTPYVGDVIINITVILLIVLGGLGFTVWIDVLRVMKDKFANKYGWKRTFKKFTLHTKIVMVLTFSFIVIGFVLFFLLESGNPNTLGPLSIKDKVLGSLFQSITPRTAGFNTMPLDQMNHASKFLTILFMFVGGSPAGTAGGVKTVTVGVIILSVLSVIRGKEQTEAYDRSIPENIIKRALAVVTIGIAVVISVTMILSVTEIGTSFMNIFFESVSAFATVGLTLGITGSLTTIGKIIICITMFIGRLGPVTMALAFSMRGKSKTSIKKPEEKVMVG
- a CDS encoding tetratricopeptide repeat protein; its protein translation is MKFLGKKWKFVAMAYFIVAYIVIMVIMNQPVSSLLLSYAGFILLTNILFLGSSIGVIGLMLQFIVKKDDAAAPFYRIGYQLGSNHINVLTSYGLILLKENQIEKALEVFNKTIDLKPYFLIDKIVKCNIAICYWKLGNVDEAIRVYEKVFEDYALPVDEEEADTDGENALVEVEEDSEKPEYEITTNTYIYAQDYTTLGFLYLLKDNVEKAIMNSKKALILNGKYAPALDNLGQIYYRLEDYSASFDYLKQALEINPKMADSNFYMGLVMEKKGDMEEAKKYYELAASCRVNALNTVTSEEIDRKVKQFRIGM
- a CDS encoding SPFH domain-containing protein; this translates as MEYVGIGIIVIVILLIVSSIKVVPQAHAYVIERLGAFQTAWSVGLHIKIPLIDKVARRVSLKEQVLDFPPQPVITKDNVTMRIDTVVYYQITDPKAYAYGIVNPLSAIENLTATTLRNIIGDLELDETLTSRELINTKMRSILDEATDPWGIKVNRVELKNIIPPSEIQDAMERQMKAERGRREAILRAEGEKKSAILVAEGKKESAILEAEAQKAAAILRAEAKKEAAIREAEGEAEAILKVQTATAEGIRKINESHPSKEVISIRSLEAFVKAADGKATKIIIPSEIQGLAGLARSVVEVVKDDQEQ
- a CDS encoding FprA family A-type flavoprotein, producing MTKAKEVKKGIYWVGALDYDIRVFDVVMYTDYGTTYNAYFVKGSEKNVLFETVKDRFFDEFLERLHEVGSVDDIDYLVVNHTEPDHVGSVARLLELNPDITVVGTGTAIKFLKDIINGPFKSMVAKAGCSLDLGDKRVQFIMAPFLHWPDTMYSYIKEDAALITCDSFGCHYCDDKVFNDRIEGDFIDSYKYYFDMIMGPFKPYVLEALDKIKGLNFDTICPGHGPVLREDIDRYIGLYKTWATEVKREKPSVVIAYVSAYGYTKKIAERIAEGVGVHEGIDVILFDLVESDKADVMKEISLAKGLLLGSPTIVSDVLPPIWDILTSLNAVIHKGKIAGAFGSYGWSGEAVGNIEGRLKQLRLKMPVEGLKIRFNPSEEDFQDAFAYGEKFGKAILC
- a CDS encoding TrmH family RNA methyltransferase, whose translation is MITSIQNPKVKKIAQLLKQSKARKKEGLFVVEGKKMVNEIPADQLKEILISESFLAKEETYIQQAKEKQISLEIVTDSIIKHLTDAVTPQGIIGLVKMTSTTLDKLLTDNPLIIILENIQDPGNLGTIIRTADAAGASGILLSTGCVDLYNPKVVRSTMGSLFRVPILKDRNIANDITYLQSQDIHILATHLQGSQNIYTCDLTKGLGILVGNEGNGLTDQTTALANQCILIPMIGNAESLNAGIATSIIIYETLRQRKFST